The Arachis duranensis cultivar V14167 chromosome 2, aradu.V14167.gnm2.J7QH, whole genome shotgun sequence genome has a window encoding:
- the LOC107473603 gene encoding large ribosomal RNA subunit accumulation protein YCED homolog 1, chloroplastic produces the protein MSLLIPSSSAVPLQFSQWKTCNVNSQHKIAYVSFTPFWNKLVSNSKTRHLYTNCRIEPNVLHKYTAKCKGLDDFESFIDESMDWDDDDEVESTGSPWEGAVIYKRNASISHVEYCTTLESLGLGNLSTDLSKNRASVMGLRVTKAVKDYPNGTPVQISIDVIRKKKKLRLDGIIKTVIGLLCSRCGMPSAECIFSEFSLLLTEEPIEEPETIDLGVIYGEDIYTAFGNSGEDVDEDNDALIDLDDRLHFPLEDKEIDISKNIRDMVHLEITMNSVCDPGCKGICMKCGQNLNTDDCNCNQEEVKDKKGFGPLGNLKEQMQL, from the exons ATGTCACTTCTTATCCCCTCATCCTCTGCAGTCCCTTTACAATTTTCTCAATGGAAGACTTGTAATGTAAACTCCCAGCATAAAATTGCATATGTTTCCTTCACCCCTTTTTGGAATAAACTGGTTTCAAATAGTAAAACCAGACATTTATATACAAACTGTAGAATTGAACCAAATGTGCTGCATAAGTATACTGCTAAATGCAAGGGACTTGATGATTTTGAGTCATTTATTGATGAGTCTATGGAttgggatgatgatgatgaagttgAATCTACTGGGTCACCATGGGAAGGTGCTGTTATATATAAGAGAAACGCATCAATTTCACATGTGGAGTACTGCACTACCTTGGAGAGTTTAGGTCTAGGAAATCTTTCCACAGATTTATCGAAAAATAGGGCTTCTGTCATGGGATTGCGGGTCACAAAAGCCGTGAAGGACTATCCTAATGGAACTCCTGTTCAGATCTCAATAGATGTGAttaggaagaagaaaaaattgagGCTTGATGGGATCATAAAAACTGTCATTGGTCTTCTTTGCAGTAG GTGTGGCATGCCATCTGCTGAGTGTATATTCTCCGAGTTCTCTCTTTTACTCACTGAAGAACCCATTGAAGAACCAGAGACTATTGATCTGGGTGTTATTTATGGGGAAGACATATATACAGCCTTTGGAAACAGTGGTGAGGATGTTGATGAGGACAATGATGCCCTAATCGATTTGGACGATAGGCTGCATTTTCCCCTGGAAGACAAAGAAATCGACATTTCAAAGAACATAAGAGACATGGTGCATCTTGAGATTACCATGAATTCAGTTTGTGATCCTGGGTGCAAAGGCATTTGCATGAAATGTGGCCAAAACTTAAACACCGACGATTGTAATTGTAACCAGGAGGAAGTGAAAGATAAAAAAGGCTTTGGCCCTCTTGGAAATTTAAAAGAGCAGATGCAGTTGTAA